Proteins co-encoded in one Enterobacter sp. R4-368 genomic window:
- the yedE gene encoding selenium metabolism membrane protein YedE/FdhT, translating into MSWQQFKDRFLIKFWSPVPAVIAAGILSTYYFGITGTFWAVTGEFTRWGGQLLQLAGVHTEEWGYFKLIHLDGTPLTRIDGMMIIGMFGGCFAAALWANNVKLRLPHSRIRIMQAIIGGMIAGFGARLAMGCNLAAFFTGIPQFSLHAWFFAVATAIGSWFGARFTLLPLFRIPVKMQKVSAASPLTQKPAQAKRRFRIGMLVFAGMVGWALLTAMNQPKLGLAMLFGVGFGLLIERAQICFTSAFRDMWITGRTMMAKAIIFGMAASAIGIFSYVQLGMEAKIMWAGPNAVIGGLLFGFGIVLAGGCETGWMYRAVEGQVHYWWVGLGNVLGSTILAYYWDDLSPALATSWDKINLLKTFGPLGGLLVTYLLLLAAFLFVVGWEKRFFRRANTVATVKETA; encoded by the coding sequence ATGTCATGGCAACAGTTCAAAGACCGCTTTCTGATTAAGTTCTGGTCTCCCGTCCCGGCAGTTATCGCTGCGGGCATCCTCTCCACTTACTATTTTGGTATCACCGGCACGTTCTGGGCGGTTACCGGCGAGTTTACCCGCTGGGGCGGTCAGTTATTGCAACTGGCAGGTGTACATACCGAAGAGTGGGGCTACTTCAAATTGATCCACCTTGACGGCACGCCGCTCACCCGTATTGATGGCATGATGATCATCGGCATGTTCGGCGGCTGTTTCGCCGCCGCGCTGTGGGCGAACAACGTCAAGCTGCGTTTGCCGCACAGCCGTATCCGCATCATGCAGGCCATTATCGGCGGGATGATTGCCGGTTTCGGCGCACGTCTGGCGATGGGCTGTAACCTCGCCGCCTTCTTTACCGGTATTCCGCAGTTCTCGTTACACGCGTGGTTTTTTGCCGTCGCCACCGCCATTGGCTCATGGTTTGGCGCACGCTTCACGTTGCTGCCGCTGTTTCGCATCCCGGTTAAAATGCAAAAAGTCTCAGCCGCCTCACCGCTGACGCAAAAACCCGCTCAGGCAAAACGTCGTTTTCGTATCGGCATGCTGGTGTTCGCCGGCATGGTGGGTTGGGCGCTGCTGACGGCAATGAACCAGCCCAAATTAGGCCTGGCAATGCTGTTTGGTGTGGGTTTTGGTCTGCTTATCGAACGTGCGCAAATCTGTTTTACCTCAGCCTTCCGCGATATGTGGATCACCGGGCGCACGATGATGGCGAAAGCGATTATTTTCGGGATGGCGGCCAGCGCTATCGGCATCTTTAGCTATGTCCAGCTGGGCATGGAAGCCAAAATTATGTGGGCGGGTCCGAATGCGGTGATCGGCGGCTTGCTGTTCGGCTTTGGTATTGTACTGGCAGGCGGCTGTGAAACCGGCTGGATGTACCGCGCGGTGGAAGGCCAGGTACACTACTGGTGGGTTGGGCTGGGTAACGTGCTTGGCTCAACGATCCTCGCCTATTACTGGGATGATTTATCCCCTGCGCTGGCCACCAGCTGGGACAAAATCAACCTGTTGAAAACCTTCGGTCCGCTGGGTGGCCTGCTGGTCACTTATCTTTTGTTGCTCGCCGCCTTCTTGTTTGTCGTCGGCTGGGAAAAACGCTTCTTCCGCCGCGCTAACACGGTGGCTACCGTTAAGGAGACTGCATGA
- the yedF gene encoding sulfurtransferase-like selenium metabolism protein YedF, protein MNIVPDYRLDMSGEPCPYPAVATLEAMPQLKKGEILEVISDCPQSINNIPLDARNHGYTVLDIQQDGPTIRYLIQK, encoded by the coding sequence ATGAACATCGTGCCCGATTACCGTCTTGATATGAGCGGCGAGCCCTGCCCTTACCCGGCTGTTGCGACGCTTGAAGCGATGCCGCAGTTAAAAAAAGGCGAGATCCTAGAAGTGATAAGCGACTGCCCGCAATCCATTAATAATATTCCGCTTGATGCGCGTAATCATGGCTATACCGTGCTGGATATTCAGCAAGATGGGCCGACGATCCGGTATTTGATACAAAAATAA
- a CDS encoding WcbI family polysaccharide biosynthesis putative acetyltransferase, with protein MKLALIGNCQLEVLGNLIMNVSGLHEGKFDGIFNMPIYKLNENNDFINFYHELEQCDFIFMQHHAEKWGPFSTAALSQFFDITMLPTMESRVSTPQLGYYTDKIPDFMVYVDYRMLHLYLTNVSIQNVVEAYHSVSFSSEKQTNMLKEDALKYRTLFQQGKLYFDYSEEYFRTLSANPDCYSTVSHPDNYNLSLLLQVIYHKSLGINESFDLQGNDLLKNYVAPKIGSGDNTYHMMRPTGLALAGKINYAFFDSQNRRALKQALVNSSYYTGLEDCYQNL; from the coding sequence ATGAAATTAGCATTAATTGGTAATTGCCAACTTGAAGTTCTGGGAAATTTGATAATGAACGTCAGCGGGCTGCATGAAGGGAAGTTTGACGGCATTTTCAATATGCCTATTTATAAACTTAACGAAAATAATGACTTCATTAACTTCTATCACGAATTAGAACAGTGTGATTTCATTTTTATGCAGCATCATGCAGAAAAATGGGGACCGTTTTCAACAGCAGCCTTAAGCCAATTCTTCGATATCACCATGCTACCGACCATGGAATCCCGCGTTTCAACGCCGCAGCTCGGGTACTATACAGATAAAATCCCTGATTTTATGGTCTACGTCGATTACCGCATGCTGCATCTTTATCTCACCAATGTGAGTATTCAAAACGTGGTGGAAGCGTACCATTCCGTGAGTTTTTCCAGTGAAAAACAAACCAATATGCTTAAAGAAGATGCGTTGAAATACCGCACACTATTTCAACAAGGCAAGCTTTATTTCGATTATTCAGAAGAGTATTTCCGCACCCTTTCCGCTAATCCGGATTGCTACTCAACGGTAAGCCACCCGGATAACTATAATCTGAGTTTGTTATTACAAGTGATTTATCATAAATCACTTGGCATTAACGAGAGTTTCGATCTGCAGGGCAATGATCTGCTTAAAAATTATGTTGCGCCAAAAATTGGCTCAGGTGATAACACGTATCATATGATGCGCCCGACGGGTCTGGCGCTGGCCGGTAAAATTAATTATGCCTTTTTTGACAGCCAGAATCGGCGTGCGCTTAAACAAGCGCTGGTTAACTCCTCTTACTATACCGGTCTGGAAGACTGCTACCAGAACCTGTAA
- a CDS encoding diguanylate cyclase: MYRNTQQIDNILIDLNKAVDAHYDWLINMFACVVNNNIDQSESINAHSHHLCHFGRWLDGHQPTNQEESSCLQAIDATHTKMHNCGRELMCVIRDKKTNTDKFSEFKHRLALFSAAVTAYKTYLLKLRGGVDILTGLPGRRMLDERFEQQLKEVSDRKMYMLLLDIDRFKDVNDTYGHLVGDGVLRELAQQLRDRIRGGDTAYRYGGEEFIIILYAPSDREACMAAMRLRESVAASAIHYDDKALNITVTIGVTQAWDGESIGIVVKRADAAMYRGKQTGRNRCMFMDEGGEIHLITH; the protein is encoded by the coding sequence ATGTACAGGAATACGCAACAGATTGATAATATCCTTATTGATCTTAATAAAGCAGTTGATGCGCATTATGATTGGTTAATCAATATGTTCGCCTGCGTGGTCAATAATAATATTGATCAGTCGGAAAGCATTAACGCACACTCGCACCACCTGTGCCATTTCGGTCGCTGGCTGGATGGACACCAACCCACGAATCAGGAGGAATCCAGCTGCCTGCAGGCAATTGATGCGACACACACTAAAATGCATAACTGCGGCCGTGAATTGATGTGTGTGATTAGGGATAAAAAAACAAATACTGATAAATTTTCAGAGTTTAAGCATCGTCTTGCGTTATTTTCCGCAGCGGTGACCGCCTATAAAACGTATTTATTAAAGCTGCGCGGTGGCGTTGATATATTAACCGGGCTGCCAGGTCGCAGGATGCTGGATGAAAGGTTTGAACAGCAACTGAAAGAAGTATCAGACCGGAAGATGTATATGTTGCTGCTTGATATCGATCGTTTTAAAGATGTGAATGACACCTACGGGCATCTGGTCGGTGATGGCGTTTTACGCGAACTGGCGCAGCAACTGCGCGATCGGATCCGTGGGGGCGACACTGCCTACCGCTACGGCGGTGAGGAGTTCATTATTATTCTGTATGCGCCTTCGGACAGAGAGGCGTGTATGGCCGCGATGCGCCTGCGTGAGTCGGTTGCAGCGTCAGCCATTCACTACGACGATAAAGCGCTTAACATTACGGTGACCATCGGTGTGACTCAGGCATGGGATGGAGAGTCTATTGGCATCGTCGTGAAAAGAGCCGATGCGGCGATGTATCGGGGAAAACAGACCGGGCGCAATCGCTGTATGTTTATGGATGAAGGCGGTGAGATTCACCTTATTACCCATTAA
- a CDS encoding VOC family protein, with the protein MFAHMRIARPVTDLELSCRMYCEALELRKIADFTDHEGFSGVMVGHRSAPWHIEFTRCHHHPVKPAATAEDLLVLYYPDADEWAARCEAMRKAGFTEVVSFNPYWDISGKSWQDHDGYRVVLQNRAWVSV; encoded by the coding sequence ATGTTTGCTCATATGAGAATCGCCCGGCCCGTAACCGACCTTGAACTGAGCTGCCGCATGTATTGCGAGGCGCTGGAACTGCGCAAAATTGCGGATTTCACCGATCATGAGGGCTTCAGTGGCGTGATGGTAGGGCACCGCTCTGCGCCCTGGCACATCGAATTCACACGTTGTCATCACCATCCGGTTAAACCTGCTGCGACGGCAGAGGATTTACTGGTGCTTTATTACCCGGACGCTGATGAATGGGCTGCGCGCTGTGAAGCCATGCGCAAAGCCGGGTTTACAGAGGTCGTTTCGTTTAACCCTTACTGGGATATTTCAGGCAAGAGCTGGCAGGACCATGACGGCTACCGCGTGGTGTTGCAAAACAGGGCGTGGGTATCTGTCTGA
- the fliE gene encoding flagellar hook-basal body complex protein FliE, translating into MAIQGIESVVSQLQATAGIARNQSVESEPSISFAGQLHAALDRISDTQNAARTQAEKFTLGEPGVALNDVMTDLQKSSISLQMGIQVRNKLVSAYQDIMNMQV; encoded by the coding sequence ATGGCTATACAGGGCATTGAAAGCGTCGTCAGTCAGCTGCAGGCAACTGCCGGGATTGCGCGTAATCAGAGCGTGGAAAGTGAACCGTCTATCAGCTTCGCCGGGCAACTGCATGCTGCGCTGGATCGCATTAGCGACACGCAAAACGCAGCGCGTACCCAGGCGGAAAAATTTACACTCGGTGAGCCGGGCGTAGCGCTGAACGACGTGATGACCGATTTGCAGAAATCATCGATTTCGTTGCAGATGGGCATTCAGGTACGTAACAAACTGGTTTCTGCATATCAGGACATCATGAACATGCAGGTGTAG
- the fliF gene encoding flagellar basal-body MS-ring/collar protein FliF: MSATATTAPQNKSLEWLNRLRANPKIPLMVAAAAAVAIVVAMVLWAKSPDYRTLYSNLSDQDGGAIVTQLTQMNVPYRFADGSGAIEVPADKVQELRLKLAQQGLPKGGAVGFELLDQEKFGISQFSEQVNYQRALEGELARTIEALGPVKGARVHLAMPKPSLFVREQKAPSASVTVNLQPGRALDDGQISAVVHLVSSAVAGLPPGNVTVVDQGGRLLTQSGVAGRDLNDAQLKYTADVEGRIQRRIEAILGPIVGNGNVHAQVTAKLDFANKEQTEEQYTPNGGDPSQAVLRSRQVNSSEQIGGQYPGGVPGALSNQPAPANTAPITTPANQQNGQQNQNAQGQQGTSTANTTTTGPRNTTHNETNNYEVDRTIRHTKMNVGDIERLSVAVVVNYRSLPGGKTAALTADQIKQIEDLTREAMGYTEKRGDTLNVVNSPFNATDDVGGQLPFWQQQSFIDQLMSAGRWLLVLIVAWLLWRKAVRPQLVRRQEEAKALQEAQQAKAEIEESVEVRLSKDEQNQQRRSNQRLSAEVMSQRIREMSDNDPRVVALVIRQWMSNEHEQ; encoded by the coding sequence ATGAGTGCGACTGCAACAACTGCACCGCAGAATAAATCTCTTGAGTGGCTTAACCGCTTACGCGCGAACCCCAAAATTCCTCTTATGGTGGCCGCTGCAGCAGCGGTTGCCATTGTTGTTGCTATGGTACTGTGGGCGAAAAGCCCGGACTACCGCACGCTTTATAGCAACCTGTCCGATCAGGACGGCGGCGCTATCGTCACCCAATTGACGCAGATGAACGTCCCCTACCGCTTTGCTGACGGTAGCGGTGCTATTGAAGTTCCCGCCGATAAAGTCCAGGAGCTGCGCCTGAAACTGGCTCAACAGGGTCTGCCGAAAGGCGGCGCTGTCGGTTTTGAACTGTTGGATCAGGAAAAATTTGGTATCAGCCAGTTCAGCGAACAAGTGAACTACCAGCGTGCTCTGGAAGGCGAACTGGCACGCACCATCGAAGCACTCGGTCCGGTAAAAGGCGCCCGCGTTCACCTCGCGATGCCAAAACCGTCGCTGTTCGTGCGCGAGCAGAAAGCCCCTTCCGCATCCGTGACGGTGAACTTGCAACCGGGACGCGCGCTGGATGATGGCCAGATCAGCGCCGTCGTACACCTCGTTTCCAGCGCGGTGGCAGGTTTACCGCCGGGCAACGTGACCGTTGTCGATCAGGGCGGTCGTCTGCTGACCCAATCCGGCGTTGCCGGTCGTGACCTGAATGATGCACAACTGAAATACACCGCCGACGTTGAAGGCCGTATCCAGCGCCGTATCGAAGCGATCCTTGGCCCTATCGTGGGTAACGGCAACGTTCACGCGCAGGTAACGGCGAAACTCGATTTTGCGAATAAAGAGCAGACGGAAGAGCAATACACGCCAAACGGCGGCGATCCGTCACAGGCTGTGCTGCGTTCACGTCAGGTAAATAGCAGCGAGCAGATTGGCGGCCAGTATCCTGGCGGCGTTCCGGGTGCGCTGTCGAACCAGCCTGCTCCGGCGAATACCGCGCCGATTACCACACCGGCTAACCAGCAGAACGGTCAGCAGAATCAAAATGCGCAGGGCCAGCAAGGCACGAGCACGGCTAACACCACCACTACCGGGCCGCGTAACACCACGCATAACGAAACCAATAACTACGAAGTCGACCGTACGATCCGCCACACCAAAATGAATGTCGGCGATATCGAGCGCCTCTCTGTTGCGGTGGTGGTCAACTATCGTTCACTGCCGGGTGGCAAAACCGCCGCGCTGACAGCCGACCAGATTAAACAGATTGAAGATTTGACTCGCGAAGCGATGGGTTACACCGAGAAACGCGGTGACACCCTGAACGTCGTCAACTCGCCGTTCAACGCAACGGATGATGTTGGTGGTCAGCTCCCGTTCTGGCAACAGCAGTCGTTTATCGATCAGCTGATGTCCGCAGGTCGCTGGTTGCTGGTGCTCATCGTGGCGTGGCTGCTGTGGCGTAAAGCCGTACGTCCGCAGCTGGTACGCCGCCAGGAAGAGGCGAAAGCCTTGCAGGAAGCGCAACAAGCCAAAGCGGAAATCGAAGAATCGGTGGAAGTTCGCCTCAGCAAAGACGAACAGAACCAGCAGCGTCGCTCTAACCAGCGCCTGAGCGCCGAGGTGATGAGCCAGCGTATTCGCGAAATGTCAGATAACGATCCGCGCGTCGTGGCGCTGGTCATTCGCCAGTGGATGAGTAACGAACATGAGCAATAA
- the fliG gene encoding flagellar motor switch protein FliG has protein sequence MSNNLSGTDKSVILLMTIGEDRAAEVFKHLSAREVQHLSTAMASVRQISNKQLMDVLQEFENEAEQFAALNINANDYLRSVLVKALGEERASSLLEDILETRDTTSGIETLNFMEPQSAADLIRDEHPQIIATILVHLKRSQAADILALFDERMRHDVMLRIATFGGVQPAALAELTEVLNNLLDGQNLKRSKMGGVRTAAEIINLMKTQQEEAVITAVREFDGELAQKIIDEMFLFENLVDVDDRSIQRLLQEVDSESLLVALKGAEQPLREKFLRNMSQRAADILRDDLANRGPVRLSQVENEQKAILLIVRRLAETGEMVIGSGEDTYV, from the coding sequence ATGAGCAATAATCTTTCCGGAACGGACAAAAGCGTCATCCTGCTGATGACCATTGGCGAAGATCGCGCGGCTGAGGTGTTCAAACACCTCTCCGCCCGCGAAGTCCAGCACTTGAGTACCGCGATGGCCAGCGTACGTCAGATCTCCAACAAACAGCTGATGGACGTATTGCAGGAGTTCGAGAACGAAGCGGAACAATTCGCGGCGCTGAACATCAACGCCAACGATTACCTGCGTTCGGTGCTGGTCAAAGCCCTCGGCGAAGAGCGTGCCTCCAGCCTGCTGGAAGATATCCTCGAAACGCGCGATACCACCAGCGGCATCGAAACGCTCAACTTTATGGAGCCGCAGAGCGCCGCCGACCTTATCCGCGACGAACACCCGCAGATCATCGCCACTATCCTTGTGCACCTCAAACGTTCTCAGGCGGCGGATATCCTTGCGCTGTTTGATGAGCGTATGCGCCACGATGTGATGCTGCGTATCGCCACCTTCGGCGGCGTACAGCCTGCCGCACTGGCGGAACTGACCGAAGTGCTGAACAACCTGCTCGACGGCCAGAACCTCAAGCGCAGCAAAATGGGCGGCGTGAGAACCGCGGCGGAAATCATCAACCTGATGAAAACGCAGCAGGAAGAAGCCGTTATTACCGCCGTTCGCGAGTTCGACGGCGAGCTGGCGCAGAAAATTATCGACGAGATGTTCCTGTTCGAAAACCTGGTGGATGTGGACGACCGCAGCATCCAGCGCCTGCTGCAGGAAGTGGATTCCGAATCCCTGCTGGTTGCCCTCAAAGGTGCCGAGCAACCGCTGCGCGAGAAGTTCCTGCGCAACATGTCGCAACGTGCGGCAGATATTCTGCGCGACGACTTGGCCAACCGTGGGCCGGTGCGTCTGTCTCAGGTGGAAAACGAACAGAAAGCCATCCTGCTCATCGTTCGCCGTCTGGCGGAGACCGGCGAGATGGTAATTGGCAGCGGCGAGGATACCTATGTCTAA
- the fliH gene encoding flagellar assembly protein FliH, with amino-acid sequence MSNELPWKVWKPDDLALPLAAEFAPLLTKESSSAAEADGEEDEISEEQKLQQQLAQIQMQAHDAGYNAGLAEGRKAGHDVGYQEGLAQGREDGLNQARQQQAPIHARMQQLVSEFQYTLDALDSVIASRLMQMALEAARQVLGQVPVVDNSALIKQIQHLIQQEPLFSGKPQLRVHPDDLQRVEEMLGATLSLHGWRLRGDPTLHPGGCKVSADEGDLDASVATRWQELCRLAAPGVV; translated from the coding sequence ATGTCTAATGAATTGCCGTGGAAAGTCTGGAAGCCGGACGATCTGGCCCTCCCGCTGGCCGCCGAGTTCGCTCCCCTGCTGACGAAAGAGTCGTCGTCAGCCGCTGAAGCGGACGGCGAAGAAGATGAGATATCAGAAGAGCAAAAGCTGCAGCAGCAGTTAGCGCAGATCCAGATGCAGGCGCACGACGCCGGGTATAACGCCGGTCTGGCGGAAGGCCGCAAAGCGGGTCACGACGTCGGCTACCAGGAAGGTCTGGCGCAGGGGCGCGAAGATGGTCTCAACCAGGCGCGCCAGCAACAGGCGCCAATCCATGCGCGTATGCAGCAGCTGGTCAGCGAATTCCAGTACACGCTGGATGCGCTGGACAGCGTTATCGCCTCGCGTCTGATGCAGATGGCGCTGGAAGCCGCGCGCCAGGTGTTAGGCCAGGTGCCGGTTGTTGATAACAGCGCGCTGATCAAGCAGATCCAGCATTTAATCCAGCAGGAGCCGCTTTTCAGCGGGAAACCGCAATTGCGCGTGCATCCGGACGATTTGCAGCGCGTGGAAGAGATGCTTGGCGCAACCCTCAGCCTGCACGGCTGGCGTTTGCGTGGCGACCCGACCCTGCATCCGGGCGGGTGCAAAGTGTCCGCCGATGAAGGCGATCTCGACGCCAGCGTAGCAACACGCTGGCAGGAACTGTGCCGTCTGGCGGCGCCGGGAGTAGTTTAA
- the fliI gene encoding flagellar protein export ATPase FliI, which produces MTARLTRWLTTLDNFEVKMAQLPAVRRYGRLTRATGLVLEATGLQLPLGATCIIERQDGVETREVECEVVGFNGQRLFLMPLEEVEGILPGARVYARSVLGDGLQSGKQLPLGPALLGRVLDGGGKPLDGLPAPETGETGALVTQPFNPLQRTPIEHVLDTGVRAINALLTVGRGQRMGLFAGSGVGKSVLLGMMARYTQADVIVVGLIGERGREVKDFIENILGAEGRARSVVIAAPADVSPLLRMQGAAYATRIAEDFRDRGQHVLLIMDSLTRYAMAQREIALAIGEPPATKGYPPSVFAKLPALVERAGNGIHGGGSITAFYTVLTEGDDQQDPIADSARAILDGHIVLSRRLAEAGHYPAIDIEASISRAMTALITEQHYARVRNFKQLLSSFQRNRDLVSVGAYARGSDPMLDKAIALWPHLEAFLQQGIFERAGWEDSMQALELIFPTV; this is translated from the coding sequence ATGACCGCACGTTTGACCCGCTGGCTAACGACGCTGGATAACTTTGAAGTCAAAATGGCGCAGCTGCCCGCTGTGCGCCGTTATGGTCGGCTGACCCGCGCGACCGGGCTGGTGCTGGAAGCCACCGGCCTGCAGCTGCCGCTGGGCGCGACCTGCATTATTGAGCGTCAGGACGGTGTCGAAACGCGCGAAGTCGAATGCGAAGTGGTTGGCTTCAACGGCCAGCGCCTGTTTTTAATGCCGCTGGAAGAAGTTGAAGGTATTTTGCCTGGCGCGCGCGTTTATGCCCGCAGCGTGTTAGGTGATGGTTTGCAAAGCGGTAAACAGCTGCCGCTCGGCCCTGCCCTGCTTGGCCGCGTGCTGGATGGCGGCGGCAAGCCGCTCGACGGTCTGCCTGCACCGGAAACCGGTGAGACCGGCGCACTGGTCACGCAGCCGTTTAACCCCTTACAACGTACGCCGATTGAGCATGTGCTGGATACCGGCGTACGCGCCATTAACGCCCTGCTGACCGTCGGTCGTGGTCAGCGTATGGGTCTGTTCGCCGGTTCCGGCGTCGGTAAAAGCGTGCTGTTAGGCATGATGGCCCGTTATACCCAGGCCGACGTTATTGTCGTCGGGCTGATTGGTGAACGTGGCCGCGAAGTAAAAGATTTTATCGAGAACATCCTTGGCGCAGAAGGCCGCGCACGTTCGGTGGTGATTGCCGCCCCGGCAGACGTTTCTCCTTTATTGCGTATGCAGGGCGCTGCGTACGCGACGCGCATTGCTGAAGATTTCCGCGACCGCGGTCAGCATGTGCTTCTGATCATGGACTCCCTGACGCGTTATGCCATGGCGCAGCGTGAAATCGCGCTGGCAATTGGCGAACCGCCAGCGACGAAAGGTTATCCCCCTTCTGTCTTCGCCAAATTACCGGCGCTGGTGGAACGCGCGGGGAACGGTATTCACGGCGGCGGTTCGATCACCGCGTTTTATACCGTTCTGACCGAAGGGGATGACCAGCAGGATCCGATCGCTGACTCCGCACGAGCCATTCTTGATGGGCACATTGTCTTGTCCCGCCGCCTGGCGGAAGCCGGTCACTACCCGGCCATTGACATTGAAGCCTCTATCAGCCGTGCGATGACAGCGTTAATTACGGAACAACATTACGCCAGAGTCCGGAACTTTAAGCAGTTGCTGTCGAGCTTCCAGCGTAACCGCGATCTGGTTAGCGTTGGCGCATATGCGCGCGGTAGCGACCCAATGCTGGATAAAGCCATCGCATTGTGGCCACACCTGGAAGCCTTCCTGCAGCAGGGCATTTTTGAACGTGCCGGGTGGGAAGATTCAATGCAGGCATTAGAGCTGATCTTCCCGACAGTCTAA
- the fliJ gene encoding flagellar export protein FliJ, which yields MTQNSALTTLKDLAEKEVDDAALKLGEMRRGCQQAEEQLKMLIEYQHEYRSSLNNNMSQGIDNQRWQNYQQFIQTLEKAIEQHRQQLAQWNEKVDSALGSWREKKQRLQAWQTLQDRQSAAALLAENRLDQKKMDEFAQRASLRKIE from the coding sequence ATGACGCAAAACAGCGCATTAACGACGCTAAAGGATTTGGCAGAGAAAGAAGTTGACGACGCCGCACTGAAACTGGGTGAGATGCGTCGCGGCTGCCAGCAAGCGGAAGAGCAATTAAAAATGCTGATTGAATATCAGCATGAGTATCGCAGCAGTCTGAATAACAACATGAGCCAGGGGATTGATAACCAACGCTGGCAGAATTATCAGCAATTTATTCAGACGCTGGAAAAAGCGATTGAGCAGCACCGTCAGCAGTTAGCGCAGTGGAATGAAAAAGTCGATAGTGCCCTGGGTAGCTGGCGTGAAAAGAAACAACGTTTACAAGCCTGGCAAACCTTGCAGGACCGACAAAGCGCCGCGGCGTTACTGGCGGAAAACCGTCTCGATCAGAAAAAAATGGATGAATTTGCACAGCGCGCGTCCCTGAGGAAAATAGAATGA